Proteins found in one Muntiacus reevesi chromosome 2, mMunRee1.1, whole genome shotgun sequence genomic segment:
- the EIF3K gene encoding eukaryotic translation initiation factor 3 subunit K, translating to MAMFEQMRANVGKLLKGIDRYNPENLATLERYVETQAKENAYDLEANLAVLKLYQFNPAFFQTTVTAQILLKALTNLPHTDFTLCKCMIDQAHQEERPIRQILYLGDLLETCHFQAFWQALDENMDLLEGITGFEDSVRKFICHVVGITYQHIDRWLLAEMLGDLTDSQLKVWMSKYGWSADESGQIFICSQEESIKPKNIVEKIDFDSVSSIMASSQ from the exons ATGGCGATGTTTGAGCAGATGAGAGCGAACGTGGGCAAATTGCTCAAGGGGATCGACAG GTACAACCCTGAGAACCTGGCCACCCTGGAGCGCTATGTGGAGACACAGGCCAAGGAGAATGCCTATGATCTGGAAGCCAACCTGGCTGTCCTGAAACT GTACCAGTTCAACCCAGCCTTCTTCCAGACCACAGTCACAGCCCAGATCCTGCTGAAGGCCCTCACCAACCTGCCCCACACCGACTTCACGCTGTGCAAGTGCATGATTGACCAGGCCCAT CAAGAAGAACGGCCCATTCGGCAGATTTTGTACCTCGGAGACCTGCTGGAGACCTGCCACTTCCAGGCCTTCTGG CAAGCCTTGGATGAAAACATGGACCTCCTGGAAGGTATAACTGGCTTTGAAGACTCTGTCCGAAAAT TTATTTGCCATGTTGTGGGCATCACGTATCAACACATCGATCGCTGGCTTCTGGCTGAGATGCTCGGGGATCTGACAG ACAGCCAGCTAAAGGTGTGGATGAGCAAGTATGGCTGGAGTGCCGATGAGTCAGGCCAGATCTTCATCTGCAGCCAGGAGGAGAGCATTAAGCCCAAGAACATCGTGGAGAAGATTGACTTTGACA GTGTGTCCAGCATCATGGCCTCCTCCCAGTAA